From one Butyricimonas faecihominis genomic stretch:
- a CDS encoding SusC/RagA family TonB-linked outer membrane protein: MKFLCFFFLLSVSVSAASYSQNARFTLTLENVALTDVFSTIRKSSEFTFIYNMDDVRNIRVKSINVHEATIQEILDEVLRNTGFVYQIEDYVIVIQPQETKEEKKSLRLKGWVRDKKKEPLPGVTVRMVGVSLGTATNAQGWFAIDLPVTKGEVEFSFVGYKKQKITFTEKTDTLQIVMEEDFQQVEEVVVTGIFNKPKESFTGAVTTISQEEIRTHYSRNLIQTLASLDPSLRIIQNNAQGSNPNALPELQLRGASTLLSADDIRDQKSNYELNQPLFIMDGFEVTLERVMDLNDNEIESITILKDASATALYGSRGANGVIVITSLRPKAGKISVTYSGKVKVEIPDLSSYDNLTNAREKLELERVYGVWDDSSLQELYQSLKDVVDSGVNYNWAKEPLRTGVGQQHILNIMGGVEAWRFRFDLFYDETIGVMKGSDRTNFNGSMEIDYVHGKWNVRQLLTIGLNTSEDSPYGQFSDYVRMNRYWEPYDENGELIEQYYHPNATALIDNPMYNKEVGCWNESKYTSLRSTTQARFDISEAFQITAMLGLTKKMGTQDSFIPPTHKYYDSEENIEQKGSYGRGEKTESLWETRWALNYAKTFNEKHMLTVGIAGEMSETKYDNVSWSATGFLTSDIDHLATSLGYPSTGGTYGSESTSRRVSLSGFCNYYYDTRYFIDLTYRLDGGSSFGKNSRFSSFYALGVGWTLSKEEFIIEHLPFISNWQFRYSYGVSGNMAFSPEQSMEVFNRETNYTYNGGVGVKMATFANPNLKQQNTFQHNVGMNLSLFKDRITFNLNYYRKLTDNTLTDIYIPASHGFTTVKGNVGEVRNEGYDGSISFNVLRSEKFNWNLSGSFSHNKETLVKLAEGFKNSLKYYDTSMGSATTYLRYREGHSMTAVYGLRTIGVDPLSGQRVFLTKDGEMTMYQNGKDLVYLGDSQPKVNGSIHTTISYGGLSVSLGFGLQWGGVAENFTELNKRENLNLTYNVDRQVLKDGWKKAGDEALYKRQGAYVVNTYGCDMFIHKNNIFNLNSINVRYNFPRKLIKKLGMEMLSISTDLTDIFYFSTIHRERGTSYPYSINPNLSISCSF, encoded by the coding sequence ATGAAATTTTTGTGCTTTTTTTTCTTGTTGTCTGTTTCGGTATCAGCAGCAAGTTATTCACAGAATGCAAGGTTTACTCTGACGTTGGAAAATGTCGCATTAACAGATGTTTTTTCAACTATTCGGAAAAGTAGTGAGTTCACGTTTATCTATAATATGGATGACGTGAGAAATATTCGGGTGAAGTCAATAAACGTGCACGAGGCTACTATCCAAGAGATTCTGGATGAAGTCCTTCGAAACACGGGGTTCGTTTACCAGATTGAAGATTATGTGATCGTGATTCAACCTCAGGAAACGAAGGAAGAAAAGAAATCCCTGCGATTAAAAGGGTGGGTCCGTGATAAGAAAAAGGAACCGCTACCAGGGGTGACGGTAAGAATGGTGGGGGTGAGCTTGGGAACGGCAACCAATGCTCAAGGATGGTTTGCGATAGATTTACCTGTGACGAAAGGGGAGGTGGAGTTTTCTTTCGTGGGATATAAAAAACAGAAAATTACTTTCACAGAAAAAACAGATACACTGCAGATCGTGATGGAGGAGGATTTCCAACAGGTGGAAGAGGTGGTTGTGACAGGTATTTTCAATAAACCGAAAGAGAGTTTTACAGGGGCTGTGACAACTATATCTCAAGAAGAGATCAGAACTCATTATTCTCGGAATTTGATTCAGACATTAGCGAGTTTAGATCCTAGTTTACGAATTATACAGAATAACGCACAAGGATCTAATCCGAATGCTTTACCGGAACTACAATTGCGAGGGGCATCCACATTACTTAGTGCAGACGATATACGAGATCAAAAGAGTAATTATGAATTGAATCAACCTTTGTTTATCATGGATGGTTTCGAGGTAACGTTAGAACGAGTAATGGACTTGAATGATAATGAAATTGAAAGCATCACTATTTTGAAAGATGCGAGTGCTACAGCTCTTTATGGTTCTAGAGGGGCGAATGGGGTCATAGTGATTACTTCGTTACGTCCTAAAGCAGGAAAAATTTCGGTGACATATTCGGGAAAAGTTAAAGTCGAAATTCCAGATTTAAGTTCGTATGACAACTTAACGAATGCTAGAGAAAAATTAGAGTTAGAACGAGTGTATGGCGTGTGGGATGATTCAAGTCTTCAGGAGTTATACCAGTCTTTAAAAGATGTGGTTGATTCAGGTGTGAATTATAACTGGGCTAAAGAGCCTCTTCGTACAGGAGTTGGACAACAGCATATATTGAATATCATGGGAGGAGTTGAGGCTTGGCGTTTTCGGTTTGATCTGTTTTATGATGAAACAATTGGCGTTATGAAGGGATCTGATCGTACAAATTTCAACGGTTCGATGGAAATTGATTACGTGCATGGTAAATGGAATGTACGTCAACTTTTAACGATAGGATTGAATACAAGTGAAGATAGTCCTTATGGACAATTTTCTGATTACGTGAGGATGAACAGATATTGGGAACCTTATGATGAAAATGGAGAATTGATAGAACAATATTATCATCCTAATGCAACGGCTCTTATAGATAATCCGATGTATAATAAGGAGGTTGGGTGTTGGAATGAATCAAAATACACGTCATTACGTAGCACAACGCAGGCTCGTTTTGATATTTCAGAGGCTTTTCAAATAACAGCAATGTTGGGTTTAACTAAAAAAATGGGAACACAAGATTCTTTTATCCCACCAACGCATAAATATTATGATAGTGAGGAGAATATAGAGCAAAAAGGAAGTTATGGTAGAGGAGAGAAAACGGAATCATTGTGGGAAACGAGATGGGCGTTGAATTATGCAAAAACATTTAACGAAAAACATATGCTAACAGTAGGTATTGCTGGAGAAATGTCTGAAACAAAATATGATAATGTTTCTTGGTCTGCAACAGGATTTTTAACATCGGATATTGACCATTTGGCAACTTCTTTAGGTTATCCTTCTACGGGAGGAACTTATGGTTCAGAATCAACCTCTCGTAGAGTATCATTAAGTGGTTTTTGTAATTATTATTATGATACGCGTTATTTTATAGATTTGACTTATCGTTTAGACGGAGGTTCTTCTTTTGGGAAAAATAGTCGTTTTTCTTCTTTTTATGCTTTAGGTGTTGGATGGACGCTTAGTAAGGAAGAGTTTATAATTGAACACTTACCTTTTATTTCAAATTGGCAATTCCGCTATTCGTATGGGGTTTCCGGTAATATGGCATTCTCCCCGGAACAGTCAATGGAGGTTTTTAATCGAGAAACCAATTACACTTATAATGGAGGTGTGGGAGTAAAGATGGCAACTTTCGCAAACCCGAATCTGAAACAACAGAATACATTTCAACATAATGTGGGGATGAATTTGAGTCTTTTTAAAGACCGAATAACATTTAATTTAAACTATTATAGAAAATTGACGGATAATACCTTAACTGATATATATATTCCTGCATCACACGGTTTTACCACTGTAAAAGGAAATGTGGGTGAAGTGCGGAATGAAGGTTATGATGGTAGCATCTCTTTCAATGTATTGAGATCAGAAAAGTTTAATTGGAATTTAAGTGGTAGCTTTTCTCATAACAAGGAGACTTTAGTGAAGTTGGCCGAAGGTTTTAAGAATTCGTTAAAATATTATGATACTTCAATGGGATCAGCTACGACGTATTTGCGCTATAGAGAAGGGCATTCTATGACGGCTGTTTATGGTTTGCGTACGATTGGCGTGGATCCTCTTTCTGGTCAGAGGGTATTTTTAACTAAAGATGGAGAAATGACAATGTATCAGAATGGTAAAGATTTAGTTTATTTGGGAGACTCACAACCGAAGGTGAATGGTTCCATCCACACGACAATCTCGTATGGTGGACTCTCTGTATCATTGGGCTTTGGTTTACAATGGGGCGGTGTCGCTGAGAACTTCACCGAGTTGAATAAGAGAGAAAATTTAAACTTAACCTATAATGTGGATCGTCAAGTATTAAAAGATGGTTGGAAAAAAGCTGGAGATGAAGCGTTATATAAAAGGCAAGGAGCTTATGTCGTGAATACTTATGGATGTGATATGTTTATCCACAAGAATAATATATTTAATTTGAATAGTATTAATGTTCGCTATAATTTTCCACGAAAGTTGATAAAGAAGTTGGGAATGGAAATGTTATCTATTTCTACAGATTTGACAGATATTTTTTATTTTTCGACAATTCATCGAGAACGGGGAACGTCTTATCCTTACTCAATTAATCCGAATTTATCAATATCTTGTTCCTTCTAA
- a CDS encoding RagB/SusD family nutrient uptake outer membrane protein: protein MKKRKFYLLLYVVLTLVCSACEGWLTVEPETAITGEKLYTTNEGVKEGLNGLYLNMRGLYYPEGRLGGASVLESMACTHTFAEGTPGYRWAGHYYNDLSGDSDIAMIFVGLYNIITNANSLILGTETNKNKLKDEVYNIGRGEALAIRALVHLDLIRLFGPVPSNVDMSEKYLPYVRVNDIKDYEYNTFEEYMTYLLADLDEAEALLEKSDIVVTGTFEETEVSSASWSFRKNHINYYGVLGLQARARLWKGEVEGALRYARLVKEAKNGDGTAKVRLMTPDDNTTEGLWNNKTTDLTCYSEHLCGVKCDNYDYTQGTAWLARNVSILNYSDTFFEDLFAGNAEDMRYQWFWAYYYNRFGTSGYYCRKYLNFYNSSTSQKNFPIVRLAEMYLIIAENAPLEEANIIYEEYCKARNLTYVPLTESDREERILLEFIREFTGEGQNFYTYKRYNTKNMLFGVRECTEEQYQLPLPESELLNDK from the coding sequence ATGAAAAAAAGAAAATTTTATTTATTGTTATATGTTGTATTGACATTGGTTTGTAGTGCATGTGAAGGTTGGCTGACTGTTGAGCCCGAAACTGCTATTACGGGAGAGAAATTGTATACAACGAATGAAGGTGTAAAGGAAGGACTAAACGGACTTTATCTTAACATGAGAGGATTGTATTACCCGGAAGGCCGCTTGGGCGGTGCATCAGTATTGGAATCAATGGCTTGTACACATACTTTTGCAGAAGGTACTCCTGGATATAGGTGGGCAGGACATTATTATAATGATTTATCCGGTGATTCAGATATAGCTATGATATTTGTGGGGTTGTATAATATTATTACGAATGCGAATTCTTTAATACTAGGAACAGAAACAAATAAGAACAAGTTAAAGGATGAGGTTTATAATATAGGTCGGGGGGAAGCCTTGGCAATACGGGCTTTGGTTCATTTGGATTTGATACGTTTGTTCGGGCCAGTTCCATCGAATGTGGATATGAGTGAGAAGTATTTACCTTATGTAAGGGTGAATGATATTAAAGATTACGAATATAATACATTTGAAGAGTACATGACATATTTGTTGGCGGATTTGGATGAAGCTGAAGCATTATTAGAGAAATCGGATATTGTCGTTACGGGGACCTTTGAGGAAACGGAAGTTTCAAGCGCTTCTTGGTCTTTTCGTAAAAATCATATAAATTATTATGGGGTATTAGGATTACAGGCTAGGGCTCGCTTATGGAAAGGAGAGGTGGAAGGTGCGTTGCGTTACGCTCGGCTGGTGAAAGAAGCAAAGAATGGGGATGGAACTGCCAAGGTCCGTTTGATGACACCAGATGATAATACTACAGAAGGACTTTGGAATAATAAGACTACGGATTTGACATGTTATAGTGAACATCTTTGCGGAGTGAAATGTGATAATTATGATTATACGCAGGGTACAGCTTGGCTAGCTAGGAATGTTTCGATTTTAAACTATAGTGATACATTTTTTGAGGATTTGTTTGCAGGAAACGCTGAAGATATGCGGTATCAATGGTTTTGGGCATATTATTATAACCGTTTTGGAACGAGTGGATATTATTGTCGGAAATATTTGAATTTTTATAATTCTTCTACTTCTCAAAAAAATTTCCCTATTGTGCGATTAGCAGAAATGTATTTGATTATTGCGGAGAATGCACCATTGGAAGAAGCGAATATAATTTATGAAGAGTATTGTAAAGCTCGCAATTTGACTTACGTGCCATTGACAGAAAGCGATCGAGAGGAGAGAATCTTGTTGGAATTTATCCGGGAATTTACAGGTGAAGGACAGAATTTTTATACATACAAGCGGTATAATACTAAAAATATGTTGTTTGGAGTGCGAGAGTGTACGGAAGAGCAGTATCAATTACCACTCCCGGAATCTGAATTGTTGAATGATAAATGA
- a CDS encoding thioredoxin family protein, which yields MKKFVLLFGCVCFCLSVFAQTNFQDISFSEALKKAKEENKMVFVDCYTSWCGPCKYMADKVFPQKKLGKYLNDRFVSLKINAEQGEGVDIASKYSVSAYPTFLILKTDGTLIYRIVGGTEGADEFISKVEEGFGEKSAFRMEERYLKGDREEGYLFDFLKSLLASGLDEKAREVAGEILAPLSVEKRCTETYWPIYDNPRLSLVGSENLRFFLKHVDQFRRGVGVEKVNAKLTFLYVSRLEEMLRGRMPATNADLDLVEKELKKHDLEQEDLSNYIEMMRAINAKDTDKIYSLYRKVYQNMSESKLSYLYFRPILLFQGQGKWTEKQKIGFINFTNELIMRMESQVMQLSMQNFVEALPKF from the coding sequence ATGAAAAAGTTTGTATTGTTGTTTGGATGTGTGTGCTTTTGTCTGTCTGTATTTGCTCAGACCAATTTTCAAGATATAAGCTTCTCTGAAGCGTTGAAGAAAGCAAAAGAGGAAAACAAAATGGTGTTTGTGGATTGTTATACTTCTTGGTGCGGTCCTTGCAAGTATATGGCTGATAAAGTGTTTCCACAAAAAAAGTTGGGGAAGTACCTGAACGATAGGTTCGTGAGCTTGAAGATTAATGCGGAGCAGGGCGAGGGCGTGGATATCGCCAGCAAGTATAGTGTTTCTGCTTATCCCACGTTTTTGATCTTGAAGACAGACGGGACGTTAATTTACCGAATCGTTGGAGGAACAGAAGGGGCCGACGAGTTCATCTCCAAGGTGGAGGAAGGTTTCGGGGAGAAATCAGCCTTCAGGATGGAAGAACGTTACCTGAAGGGAGATAGGGAAGAGGGGTATTTATTTGATTTCCTGAAATCGTTACTGGCTTCTGGGTTAGACGAGAAGGCTCGGGAAGTTGCTGGTGAGATCTTGGCTCCACTGTCAGTAGAGAAGAGATGTACGGAGACTTACTGGCCTATTTATGATAACCCTCGTTTATCTTTAGTAGGTTCAGAGAATTTACGCTTTTTCCTGAAACACGTTGATCAATTTCGCAGGGGTGTGGGGGTAGAGAAGGTGAATGCGAAATTGACATTTTTATATGTTAGTAGATTGGAAGAGATGTTGCGAGGAAGGATGCCTGCAACCAATGCCGACCTAGACCTTGTGGAAAAAGAGTTGAAGAAACATGATTTGGAGCAGGAGGACTTGAGTAATTATATAGAGATGATGAGGGCTATTAATGCGAAAGATACGGATAAAATTTATTCTTTGTATAGGAAAGTTTACCAGAACATGAGCGAGAGTAAATTGAGTTACTTGTATTTTCGTCCAATTCTTCTTTTTCAAGGGCAGGGGAAATGGACCGAAAAGCAAAAGATCGGTTTTATAAATTTTACCAATGAATTGATTATGCGAATGGAATCACAAGTGATGCAATTGTCAATGCAAAATTTTGTGGAAGCATTGCCTAAGTTTTGA
- a CDS encoding TlpA family protein disulfide reductase has translation MKRFLFIFLSCLPLFLGARELRDTIELKQGMVCPKFVFRDTSKQEVFLQQFKGKYVVIDVWASWCHPCKQEYPTLKRWAEKYKDKNIEFVSISCDTQEQRWLNELFWGKMVGNQWWIANDNAFMIAFRVTTIPRLILLDRKGKVMDLKLPKPSDPEFETILNGLNGL, from the coding sequence ATGAAAAGATTTTTATTCATTTTTTTATCGTGTTTGCCTTTGTTCTTGGGAGCTCGGGAATTGCGAGATACCATAGAATTGAAGCAAGGAATGGTGTGTCCTAAATTTGTATTTAGAGATACTTCCAAACAAGAGGTTTTTTTGCAACAATTTAAAGGAAAGTATGTGGTGATTGATGTGTGGGCCTCATGGTGCCATCCTTGTAAACAGGAATACCCAACATTGAAGAGATGGGCTGAGAAGTATAAAGATAAAAATATAGAATTCGTGAGTATTTCTTGTGATACCCAAGAGCAGAGATGGCTCAATGAGCTTTTTTGGGGGAAAATGGTCGGGAATCAGTGGTGGATTGCAAATGATAATGCTTTTATGATAGCCTTTCGGGTGACGACAATTCCTCGTTTGATTTTGTTAGATCGGAAAGGAAAGGTGATGGATTTAAAATTACCTAAACCTTCTGATCCGGAGTTTGAAACTATTTTAAATGGATTGAATGGATTATAG
- a CDS encoding serine protease, with protein MNIIGKYYRLVCITMIIVVIGGVNGLAQEGKEVVYRDYTHMEADLLDSLKRDEVKTLFRGVHVLRQQAQQVKESTPVRLESQRVEKKKLSPQDMIEKRRGSVLTVNKYHRAMMHPEGVTGWATAVVLSNDGICVSNYHVFWEFLDSTAKLNPRDSIMFVATEEGRVYPITEILSFNKAADVTFFKIDTRGDMLTPIPLGNDLPAGTGVHLLSHPEGYPYAYTNGVVMRTTTSDAKDPFARRMELTVDYAKGSSGGPIMDDCGNMVAMVSSIRAIFYSNQPPYSQQMNVKLTIPVSSLRMLMQGKNE; from the coding sequence ATGAATATAATAGGGAAGTATTATCGTTTAGTATGTATTACTATGATTATTGTGGTGATCGGGGGCGTGAATGGTCTTGCTCAAGAGGGGAAAGAGGTTGTGTATCGTGATTATACGCACATGGAGGCAGATCTGTTGGATTCTTTGAAACGGGATGAGGTAAAAACGTTATTCCGTGGGGTGCATGTGTTACGGCAGCAGGCTCAGCAGGTAAAAGAGAGTACTCCGGTCCGGTTGGAATCTCAACGGGTAGAGAAGAAAAAATTGAGCCCACAAGATATGATCGAGAAGAGAAGGGGCAGCGTGTTGACTGTCAACAAGTATCATCGTGCGATGATGCATCCGGAAGGAGTGACAGGCTGGGCAACGGCAGTCGTGTTATCGAACGACGGGATTTGTGTCTCGAATTACCATGTGTTTTGGGAATTTCTGGACTCAACAGCTAAGTTGAATCCACGGGATAGTATTATGTTTGTTGCCACGGAAGAGGGGAGAGTATACCCGATTACCGAGATCTTGAGTTTTAACAAAGCTGCAGATGTGACTTTCTTCAAGATTGATACACGGGGAGATATGCTTACCCCGATACCATTGGGAAATGACCTCCCGGCGGGGACAGGGGTACATTTGTTAAGTCATCCGGAAGGATATCCGTATGCATACACGAACGGGGTGGTTATGCGAACAACGACTTCTGACGCTAAAGATCCCTTTGCACGCCGGATGGAACTTACGGTTGATTACGCCAAGGGGTCAAGTGGGGGACCGATCATGGATGATTGTGGAAACATGGTGGCGATGGTGTCTAGTATACGTGCGATATTTTATTCTAATCAGCCGCCTTATAGCCAGCAGATGAATGTGAAACTGACAATTCCTGTGAGTTCATTGAGAATGTTGATGCAGGGAAAGAATGAATAA